The following are from one region of the Pseudomonadota bacterium genome:
- a CDS encoding ATP-grasp domain-containing protein, with translation MTKIALLAEKNNEFTKGLVCVMKERAYEVQVFNGDFLEATSLELFDLVVLKTKKPKFLNAGYRAKSHGAKVIPDPLVAEAIRIRPLCDQLMERAKILHPKSTYNLKGNLARYQDFPLPFIVKPIASSGGKNLTLIQDWSEFHKLADDPGRPIYIQQFINGRHYRVDFIGDDIFCFEKDPNVGDDVNMRPASVWEELVQVVGAFKKATGIEWGDLDLVVDKHGQIFSVDPGCFPSFKKVPEPPVEIARRIMDLTEKYFFHQNKETINVKNIPTGGTQKTDSVEDRNKADPKSVVCKKCTLMLVELAKKRSACFFVIHKLFEWIIAFCATAYAIDKSNPKWKTERCSRCLRFAKNSLKVKSVLFDWISRIVDPHFDRFLAKVVSDEEMNVARKIATEGYQVTATSEHRRVFNAE, from the coding sequence ATGACAAAAATTGCACTGTTGGCAGAAAAGAATAATGAATTTACAAAGGGCCTTGTCTGCGTGATGAAAGAGCGTGCATATGAAGTTCAAGTGTTCAATGGAGACTTCCTTGAGGCAACAAGCTTGGAATTATTCGATTTAGTGGTGTTAAAGACAAAAAAGCCAAAATTTCTGAATGCGGGGTATCGGGCTAAGAGCCACGGTGCGAAAGTAATCCCTGATCCTCTCGTCGCGGAGGCCATCCGAATCCGTCCACTTTGTGATCAGCTTATGGAAAGGGCAAAGATCCTTCACCCAAAGTCTACCTATAACCTTAAGGGCAATCTCGCACGGTATCAGGACTTTCCGTTGCCATTTATTGTCAAACCAATAGCAAGTTCAGGAGGTAAAAATTTAACGCTAATTCAAGACTGGTCTGAATTCCATAAACTTGCCGATGATCCCGGAAGGCCGATATACATTCAACAGTTTATTAATGGACGGCATTATCGTGTTGATTTTATTGGAGATGATATCTTTTGCTTCGAAAAGGACCCTAACGTTGGAGACGACGTAAATATGAGACCCGCTTCCGTTTGGGAGGAGTTGGTCCAGGTGGTTGGCGCCTTCAAGAAAGCAACAGGTATTGAGTGGGGAGATCTCGATCTTGTGGTAGACAAACATGGACAAATTTTTAGCGTTGATCCCGGGTGTTTCCCAAGTTTCAAAAAAGTTCCGGAACCCCCTGTGGAGATCGCAAGGCGGATTATGGATCTCACGGAGAAGTATTTTTTTCACCAGAATAAGGAGACTATCAATGTGAAAAATATTCCAACAGGCGGTACGCAAAAGACAGACAGTGTTGAAGACAGAAACAAGGCAGATCCAAAAAGCGTTGTCTGCAAAAAATGCACATTGATGCTTGTCGAACTGGCCAAAAAGAGATCGGCATGTTTTTTTGTTATACACAAACTTTTTGAATGGATAATTGCATTTTGTGCAACCGCCTATGCAATTGATAAATCGAACCCCAAGTGGAAAACCGAGAGGTGCAGCCGGTGTTTGAGATTTGCGAAGAATTCACTCAAAGTAAAATCGGTTTTGTTTGATTGGATCAGCAGAATTGTTGATCCCCATTTCGATAGATTTCTTGCCAAAGTAGTTTCTGATGAAGAGATGAATGTTGCCAGGAAGATAGCCACCGAGGGATATCAAGTAACGGCTACATCTGAACATAGGAGGGTATTTAACGCTGAATAA
- a CDS encoding L-serine ammonia-lyase, iron-sulfur-dependent, subunit alpha: MKTYDKYLGVGEIEVARRLVPNASAIGAFIKQRCLQNSKYISIEEIVSVNPKFDIWETLKKVADKDSTPTGAATTVMKAPFRDLIPYFFDLVRNKVDQLHQESTNYEGGRSLAGPLRLFELIESLQDGFQEFSQESKDGADKLRDFRDHLRDAMMDDTKNICGVKVGKIKNYIGPMSNPVSPDLADEFRSVDQDRKEILALANYVIKEFHIACDELQLFPHLGSKSRNLFRILVIDDFYPLLFPWFDRMAALEPWSFAFLTGLPRVDNEFIEITSPRVLLDRAKDKIKESAGEGPTHLVILDIDFGWQGYGNVTREYLEALRQLLPGTPVIVASRWGFVNIINDFRDVGAVSYLCKRPDAYLMQQYGDLNQRQESKADSVVPKEWQSTIRKVLYKHWNVDEIKIPRIKHDLTLESTVELGRAILVDDAQYADLEFLAQWVSDPDFDDWCANFAGVQSVQEITLAAYIGEFLGPKDIQGALTIAKKLAEALCKASKGRIKDEPCNVAVLALQVLQKNRRFVFAPLAFDDNIYRVAIAMRTPAEAQEQDIYFYADKLKQRLCAVFMRSLNRKLRVECQYKERDRMSPSNNISAFVFEISTDGMTGREMGQALMGFSDDLHFMVVSDFSPLSIFDIVGPDMVGPSSSHTAGACRIGRLCRNWIQGIGKNGLAGSNLSLDIEMLGSFRTTGRGHGSDHAVLTGLLGKLPSSKDLPNGRLAFFPIKSPESQIREIEIGTWPEDNSIGVKEIRLLWGENRPSELHPNTIQFRLKGEQGQELGRLACRSWGGGNVQISGMEMNANGTKFSQQFSEDMLNENRKQFSGCKEIFIYSKEGSTELDITEMRDQNESPLFSVGATMESMKDSVIPELVTTLEGLALRNKGTIKQKAKKYEMSLSGRNKESIQKPKESETLSTDGVEMLLSLRGVLGVMLLSILEGLKLDPGQTAHSGYSKNLAQKLYDDAAIPLETQNESLGLAWRAYAFSLAVQEQNARMGRIIAAPTAGACGILPGALFALALNDKIIASLIELLEDPDEEYKLKLEPHSLMDKLEKLDGRMVEKLEGALLVSGMVGLIINNVVPTAGALLGCQAETGVGAAMAAAAVCDYLGDGNNQEQVMNAVALALKNSIGLICDPVGGKVETPCIKRSGMKAAEALIAGVAAYKGVKSDILPDEVLWVLREAGEAMPEKFRETSLGGLARTISGRSKCSSCNLQGTESECPK, translated from the coding sequence ATGAAAACATATGATAAATATCTGGGGGTTGGGGAAATTGAAGTTGCTCGTAGATTAGTACCGAATGCTTCGGCTATCGGTGCATTCATAAAGCAGCGCTGTTTGCAAAATTCTAAGTATATCTCGATTGAGGAGATAGTAAGTGTAAATCCTAAGTTCGATATATGGGAAACTCTTAAGAAAGTGGCAGATAAAGATTCAACCCCAACAGGTGCAGCTACAACTGTTATGAAAGCACCATTTAGGGACCTAATTCCCTATTTCTTTGATCTGGTAAGAAATAAGGTTGACCAACTGCATCAGGAAAGCACAAATTATGAAGGTGGCCGCTCCTTGGCCGGTCCTTTACGTCTCTTTGAACTGATAGAATCTCTACAAGACGGTTTTCAAGAATTTTCGCAAGAGAGTAAAGATGGCGCCGACAAGCTAAGGGACTTCAGGGATCACTTGCGGGATGCCATGATGGATGACACAAAAAATATCTGCGGAGTCAAAGTTGGAAAGATCAAAAACTACATAGGGCCAATGTCAAACCCTGTATCTCCTGATCTTGCAGATGAGTTCCGAAGCGTCGATCAAGACCGGAAGGAAATCTTAGCATTGGCAAACTATGTGATTAAAGAGTTCCATATTGCTTGTGATGAACTTCAATTGTTTCCTCATCTAGGGAGTAAAAGTAGAAACCTTTTCCGTATATTGGTGATTGACGATTTCTATCCGCTACTATTCCCCTGGTTTGATCGAATGGCCGCCTTGGAACCCTGGTCATTTGCTTTCTTGACAGGCCTTCCCAGAGTGGATAACGAATTTATAGAGATAACATCGCCTAGAGTGCTTCTTGATAGAGCAAAAGATAAAATCAAAGAATCTGCCGGAGAAGGGCCGACACACTTAGTAATACTTGACATTGACTTTGGATGGCAAGGATATGGTAATGTCACTCGTGAGTACTTGGAAGCTTTGAGGCAACTTCTTCCCGGAACGCCTGTTATTGTTGCCTCTCGATGGGGATTTGTAAATATAATCAATGACTTCAGAGACGTGGGTGCCGTAAGCTATCTTTGCAAGAGACCGGACGCCTACCTTATGCAACAATACGGAGATTTGAATCAAAGGCAAGAATCTAAGGCGGATTCAGTTGTACCCAAAGAGTGGCAATCCACAATCAGAAAGGTCCTCTATAAACACTGGAACGTAGATGAGATCAAGATCCCTAGAATCAAACACGACCTGACTTTGGAAAGCACTGTTGAACTTGGCCGTGCCATCCTCGTTGACGATGCTCAATATGCAGATCTTGAATTCCTGGCACAATGGGTCTCGGATCCCGACTTCGATGATTGGTGTGCTAATTTTGCGGGCGTACAATCTGTCCAAGAAATAACGCTGGCTGCATACATAGGAGAATTTTTGGGGCCGAAAGATATCCAGGGTGCATTGACCATAGCAAAGAAACTTGCTGAAGCGTTATGCAAAGCTTCGAAGGGTCGTATCAAAGACGAACCGTGCAATGTAGCAGTCCTCGCCCTGCAGGTTCTTCAGAAGAACCGACGGTTCGTCTTCGCCCCACTTGCATTTGACGACAACATTTATCGTGTAGCGATAGCAATGAGAACGCCAGCCGAGGCACAAGAGCAAGATATTTACTTTTACGCAGATAAGTTGAAACAGAGATTGTGCGCTGTTTTTATGAGGTCCCTGAATAGAAAACTCAGGGTTGAATGTCAATATAAGGAACGCGATAGAATGAGTCCTTCGAATAACATTTCTGCTTTTGTTTTCGAAATCTCAACTGACGGAATGACCGGGAGGGAGATGGGTCAGGCCTTGATGGGATTCTCCGACGACTTGCATTTCATGGTGGTTTCAGATTTTTCACCTCTGAGCATATTTGATATTGTCGGACCAGATATGGTAGGACCATCGAGTTCTCATACAGCGGGCGCTTGCCGGATAGGGAGATTGTGTAGGAACTGGATTCAGGGAATTGGAAAGAATGGGCTGGCAGGAAGCAACCTGTCTCTTGACATCGAGATGCTTGGATCTTTCCGGACGACAGGGAGGGGCCATGGATCGGATCACGCTGTTCTAACCGGACTACTAGGCAAGTTGCCATCGAGCAAGGATCTTCCAAATGGGCGGCTCGCGTTCTTCCCGATAAAGTCTCCAGAATCCCAAATACGCGAAATTGAAATAGGAACATGGCCGGAGGATAACTCAATCGGGGTAAAAGAGATTCGACTACTTTGGGGTGAAAACCGCCCTTCCGAACTACACCCTAACACAATTCAATTCCGTTTAAAAGGCGAGCAGGGGCAGGAACTTGGGCGCCTCGCTTGCCGCTCTTGGGGCGGAGGAAATGTTCAGATAAGCGGAATGGAGATGAATGCCAATGGCACAAAATTTTCCCAACAGTTTTCTGAGGATATGCTAAATGAGAATAGGAAACAGTTCTCCGGGTGTAAGGAAATCTTCATCTATTCCAAAGAGGGTTCTACAGAACTGGACATAACAGAAATGAGAGATCAGAATGAGAGCCCGCTTTTCAGCGTAGGAGCTACCATGGAAAGCATGAAAGATTCTGTTATTCCGGAATTAGTCACAACGCTTGAGGGCTTAGCACTTAGGAACAAAGGAACAATTAAGCAGAAAGCTAAAAAATACGAGATGAGTTTGTCTGGACGTAACAAGGAGTCCATTCAAAAACCGAAGGAAAGTGAGACGTTATCCACCGATGGTGTGGAGATGTTGTTGAGCTTACGTGGTGTTCTTGGGGTTATGTTGCTCTCAATCTTGGAAGGTCTGAAATTGGATCCAGGACAGACGGCCCACTCAGGGTATAGCAAGAACTTGGCGCAGAAGCTCTATGACGATGCGGCTATTCCTCTCGAAACACAGAATGAGTCTCTTGGGTTAGCTTGGCGAGCTTATGCCTTCTCGCTCGCGGTCCAGGAACAAAATGCCAGAATGGGACGAATCATTGCCGCCCCTACCGCTGGAGCATGCGGAATACTTCCAGGAGCCCTCTTTGCTCTGGCTCTTAACGATAAGATCATAGCAAGCCTTATTGAATTGCTTGAGGACCCAGATGAGGAGTATAAGCTGAAGCTCGAGCCACATAGCCTGATGGACAAGCTCGAGAAATTGGACGGGAGAATGGTTGAAAAGCTCGAGGGCGCGCTGCTTGTATCGGGAATGGTTGGGCTGATTATCAACAACGTGGTGCCGACAGCGGGAGCCTTATTAGGCTGTCAAGCGGAAACAGGAGTTGGGGCGGCAATGGCTGCTGCTGCCGTCTGCGATTATTTGGGGGATGGCAATAATCAAGAACAGGTTATGAATGCAGTGGCTCTCGCGCTTAAGAATTCCATAGGTCTTATCTGCGATCCAGTTGGAGGCAAGGTAGAGACACCATGTATTAAACGTTCTGGCATGAAGGCTGCAGAGGCACTCATCGCAGGTGTGGCTGCATATAAAGGCGTGAAGTCGGACATCCTCCCCGATGAAGTGCTATGGGTTCTTCGAGAGGCCGGTGAAGCCATGCCGGAGAAGTTCAGAGAAACATCGTTAGGAGGTCTGGCACGAACGATTTCGGGTAGAAGTAAGTGCAGTTCCTGCAACCTTCAAGGAACTGAGTCGGAGTGCCCTAAATGA
- a CDS encoding Eco57I restriction-modification methylase domain-containing protein, which yields MGKHGTYNNFFNEILEPLFYEALARERDGDFYSRFNCKIPFLNGGLFDPIGGYDWVHMDILLPNDLFSNDNKTKEGDSGNGILDIFDRYNFTVKEDEPLEKEVAVDPEMLGKVFENLLEVKDRKSKGTYYTPREIVHYMCRQSLINYLYNELSAGVVAYEKVGEEQLDMFGNKAKTGQLDLTIEYMSGPAIPKKDIETLIHYGEQLGENEATVEAKGRETDRYSYQLPESIRQNARIIDDKLAAIKVCDPAIGSGAFPVGMMGEIVKTRNVLSVFIKEPSRTIYHFKRHCIEKSIYGVDIDPGAVEIAKLRLWLSLVVDEDDIREIKPLPNLDYKIVCGNSLGSVKRDVLNDRLFAELEILKSHFFDETSPGRKREEKTRIDALIAKLTNNDTHFDYNIFFSEVFDHREGFDIIIANPPYVRQEGIKELKPMLSKEFGKFYCGTADLYTYFYKRGIDLLKSGGHLCFIAPNKFMRAGYGKNTRELLTGVVTPKTVIDFCDLPIFDATTYPSILLVEKRRPGPKETTLAATFTDASQLERLEEALDKKGFSMPVTSLRKEGWALEKPEVLSLMEKLRKAGTPLGEYVKGRFYRGILTGLNEAFVIDETTKKRLIAEDPKSAELIKPWLRGRDIKRWKAEWAGLYLITIPSSANRDWPWSNAKTEKAAHDVFEQHYPAIHCHLTQWEDKLRKRDDQGKYWWELRSCAYYEEFEGPKIIIPAITSGVEYAMNRDGFFSNDKTSICACDNPEYVCGLLNSTVLWWFIKQLAATRRGGYYEFKPMYVEQLPMLPATPFQQAPIIALVNQILVDPDSPDVSRLEAEINNLVYQLYNLTPDEIAIVEGKRGKQ from the coding sequence TGGAGGCTATGACTGGGTACATATGGACATTCTTCTGCCCAACGACCTTTTTTCGAATGATAACAAAACCAAAGAAGGCGACAGCGGCAATGGCATCCTCGACATATTCGACCGTTACAATTTTACCGTTAAAGAAGATGAACCCCTTGAGAAGGAAGTGGCCGTTGATCCTGAGATGCTCGGAAAAGTTTTTGAAAATCTCCTGGAAGTAAAAGACCGCAAATCGAAAGGCACCTATTATACGCCCCGCGAGATCGTCCACTACATGTGCCGACAAAGCCTTATAAACTATCTCTATAATGAATTATCTGCCGGGGTTGTTGCCTACGAAAAAGTCGGCGAAGAGCAGCTTGACATGTTCGGCAATAAAGCAAAGACAGGACAACTGGATTTGACTATAGAATACATGTCGGGACCTGCCATTCCTAAAAAGGACATAGAAACGCTTATCCATTACGGTGAGCAGTTGGGTGAAAACGAAGCGACAGTGGAAGCAAAAGGCAGGGAAACCGATAGATACTCCTATCAGTTGCCTGAAAGCATCCGGCAAAATGCCCGGATCATAGATGACAAGCTTGCTGCCATAAAGGTTTGCGACCCTGCTATCGGGAGTGGCGCCTTTCCCGTGGGAATGATGGGTGAGATTGTCAAGACCCGTAATGTCCTCTCTGTCTTTATAAAAGAGCCTTCGCGGACAATTTACCATTTTAAGCGCCATTGCATTGAGAAATCCATCTATGGCGTTGATATTGACCCCGGCGCGGTAGAAATAGCAAAACTCCGTCTCTGGCTATCCCTTGTCGTAGATGAGGATGATATCCGGGAGATCAAGCCGCTGCCGAACCTTGACTACAAAATTGTCTGCGGGAATTCCCTTGGAAGCGTCAAAAGGGACGTACTGAACGATCGTCTTTTTGCCGAATTGGAAATATTGAAGTCGCACTTTTTCGACGAGACAAGCCCTGGAAGAAAAAGGGAGGAAAAAACCCGCATTGACGCATTGATCGCGAAACTGACAAATAACGATACCCATTTTGACTACAACATCTTCTTCAGCGAGGTCTTCGACCATCGGGAAGGTTTCGATATCATCATTGCCAATCCCCCCTATGTGCGACAAGAGGGGATAAAAGAGTTAAAACCCATGCTTTCTAAAGAGTTCGGTAAATTCTACTGCGGTACTGCCGACCTTTATACATATTTCTATAAACGGGGTATAGACCTATTGAAATCAGGCGGTCATCTCTGTTTCATCGCTCCCAACAAGTTCATGCGCGCAGGCTATGGGAAGAACACGCGGGAGTTGCTGACGGGCGTAGTTACGCCAAAGACAGTCATCGATTTCTGTGACCTGCCTATCTTCGATGCCACCACATATCCTTCAATCCTGCTTGTGGAAAAGCGTCGCCCCGGGCCGAAAGAGACAACCCTTGCCGCCACTTTTACCGACGCTTCACAACTGGAGCGGCTGGAAGAAGCCCTTGACAAAAAAGGTTTCTCCATGCCAGTTACGTCTTTGAGGAAAGAAGGCTGGGCACTTGAAAAGCCGGAAGTCTTATCCCTTATGGAAAAACTCCGCAAAGCCGGTACGCCTTTAGGTGAATATGTGAAGGGCCGGTTTTACCGGGGCATATTAACCGGACTTAACGAAGCATTTGTCATTGACGAGACAACGAAGAAGCGGCTTATTGCTGAAGACCCGAAAAGCGCAGAACTAATAAAACCCTGGCTCCGGGGACGGGATATCAAGAGATGGAAGGCGGAATGGGCAGGGTTGTATCTTATTACCATCCCAAGCAGTGCCAATAGGGATTGGCCCTGGTCAAATGCAAAGACAGAAAAAGCGGCGCATGACGTTTTTGAGCAACACTATCCTGCCATCCATTGCCACCTTACGCAATGGGAAGATAAACTGAGAAAAAGGGACGATCAAGGCAAATACTGGTGGGAGCTGAGGTCATGCGCGTATTATGAGGAGTTTGAAGGGCCAAAGATTATTATCCCTGCAATCACGAGTGGTGTTGAATATGCTATGAATAGAGATGGATTTTTTTCTAATGATAAGACCTCGATCTGTGCTTGTGACAATCCCGAATATGTTTGTGGGCTGTTGAACTCAACTGTTTTATGGTGGTTTATCAAACAGCTTGCCGCTACTCGACGTGGAGGATACTATGAATTCAAACCTATGTATGTCGAACAACTTCCAATGCTGCCTGCCACCCCATTCCAGCAAGCCCCCATCATCGCCCTCGTCAATCAAATACTCGTTGACCCTGACTCCCCCGACGTCTCCCGCCTTGAAGCCGAGATCAACAACCTCGTCTATCAACTCTACAACCTCACTCCTGACGAAATCGCCATTGTTGAGGGTAAAAGAGGCAAGCAATAA
- a CDS encoding radical SAM protein, producing MSKNNRNNPLRKYQNGHEWTAALSYIRAKTGTIKGISELSRAAISSIAPYCGLNLNTGPKYAAIDLSYRCQARCLHCGRSQQELHDELTTDEIFRIIKELAEAGTRFICIAGGEPLLVKDLPDIIRYIKKLGLCVSICTNGALLAERSDALINAHTDHIIVSMDGKPESHDKMRGVRGLFQHAELGIRSIIKKRIKDGTTISCRMLLHEDNLDEIAFFVSYWNEVVDSILLQPLHNGSHNLYRLTDGLQIVSSIGKLKSILHDTGLDKNFYNALMPDYLEDPKRFCHLPCLAGHWVVRITPTGDVYPCVEQLQHVGNLRKQSFKEIWNGNTFNYVRKRLATSKNCTCFYNDMFMNIYMWQAHEKTECCKVQM from the coding sequence ATGAGCAAAAACAACCGGAACAATCCGCTTCGTAAATATCAAAATGGCCATGAATGGACCGCTGCCCTCAGTTACATTAGGGCAAAAACAGGAACTATAAAAGGAATTTCCGAGTTATCAAGGGCTGCTATCTCATCTATTGCGCCTTACTGTGGATTGAATTTAAACACCGGTCCGAAGTATGCTGCTATTGACCTATCGTATCGCTGCCAGGCCAGATGCTTGCATTGCGGCAGATCACAGCAAGAGCTACACGACGAGCTGACCACAGATGAGATATTCCGTATCATCAAGGAGTTAGCAGAAGCAGGCACCCGCTTTATATGCATAGCAGGCGGAGAACCGCTCCTTGTCAAGGATCTTCCTGATATTATTCGCTATATCAAGAAGCTTGGTCTTTGCGTAAGTATCTGTACAAATGGCGCTCTGTTGGCTGAAAGGTCTGACGCACTTATAAATGCTCATACTGATCATATCATAGTCAGTATGGATGGAAAACCAGAGAGCCATGATAAAATGCGAGGTGTAAGAGGTCTTTTTCAGCATGCTGAATTAGGCATTAGATCAATCATAAAAAAAAGAATCAAAGATGGCACAACTATTTCCTGCAGAATGTTACTTCATGAAGATAACCTTGACGAAATTGCTTTTTTTGTCTCTTATTGGAACGAAGTTGTAGATAGCATTCTCTTACAGCCTCTTCACAATGGTTCTCACAACCTGTATCGGCTGACCGATGGTTTACAGATCGTATCATCTATCGGTAAGCTGAAATCTATTCTCCACGATACGGGCCTGGACAAAAATTTTTATAATGCCTTGATGCCTGACTATTTAGAGGATCCGAAACGTTTCTGTCATCTACCATGTTTAGCCGGACACTGGGTCGTAAGAATTACCCCTACAGGTGATGTATATCCCTGCGTGGAGCAGCTTCAACATGTTGGCAATCTTAGAAAGCAATCTTTTAAAGAAATATGGAATGGCAATACATTCAACTATGTAAGAAAACGGCTTGCAACATCAAAAAATTGCACGTGTTTTTATAACGATATGTTCATGAATATATACATGTGGCAGGCTCATGAAAAAACTGAATGCTGTAAGGTTCAGATGTAA
- the tcmP gene encoding three-Cys-motif partner protein TcmP → MSDNFFYQKKEWSKYKDLILGYYLTPYLEKVKYLKKPILIIDCCAGPGLFDDGSDGSPLIIAKHVKTLYDKGVNIKGLFLEKKKKFFAKLQNNLGPFSAYAEAKHIDFMGYLENVRSMAKNSTIFLYVDPYGIKELLFSELSEIYNAIMEHNSSVEVLLNFNSPAFVRCALVALKMDTKDFDVEIDDDFLDEIIFNVEGMTTDQMDAIAGGNYWKSVVSDLSLSFFEKEQKVTEFYMKQMNKYFPNVCNFPIQKKYGQLPKYRLIYGTRHEDGILLMNDTMYKAREQFLNNEFADGRLFDTRPHEELKDISLFTKRLFEITEENKPISRKDLKIKAMQEFFCCYNSSDYSETIKKLLIGSKGMKLYSHSGKTRINDDVLLSTKPFT, encoded by the coding sequence ATGTCAGATAATTTTTTCTATCAAAAGAAGGAATGGTCAAAGTACAAAGACTTAATTCTTGGTTATTATTTAACCCCATATCTGGAAAAAGTTAAATATCTGAAGAAACCAATACTCATCATAGATTGTTGTGCAGGACCAGGGTTGTTTGATGATGGATCAGACGGCTCGCCGCTGATAATTGCCAAACATGTTAAGACCCTATACGATAAAGGGGTTAATATAAAAGGCTTGTTTCTGGAAAAGAAAAAGAAATTCTTTGCCAAGCTTCAAAATAATCTCGGACCATTCAGTGCCTATGCTGAAGCCAAACATATAGATTTTATGGGTTACCTTGAAAACGTACGATCGATGGCGAAGAACAGCACTATTTTTCTCTATGTAGATCCATATGGAATAAAAGAACTTCTATTCTCTGAACTTTCCGAAATTTACAATGCAATAATGGAACACAATTCGAGTGTCGAAGTATTGCTTAATTTTAATAGTCCTGCATTCGTTAGATGCGCGCTGGTTGCTCTTAAGATGGATACAAAAGATTTTGATGTCGAAATAGATGACGATTTTCTCGATGAAATTATTTTTAATGTGGAGGGCATGACAACGGACCAAATGGATGCAATAGCCGGTGGTAACTACTGGAAAAGCGTGGTGTCCGATCTGAGCCTTTCTTTCTTTGAGAAAGAACAAAAAGTTACGGAATTCTACATGAAGCAAATGAACAAATATTTCCCAAACGTTTGCAATTTCCCGATACAAAAAAAGTACGGACAACTACCAAAGTACAGGCTTATTTACGGGACAAGGCATGAAGATGGTATTCTACTTATGAACGATACAATGTATAAAGCACGAGAACAGTTTCTGAACAATGAATTTGCCGATGGGAGACTATTTGACACGCGACCGCATGAAGAATTAAAAGATATATCATTGTTCACAAAGCGTCTTTTTGAAATAACCGAAGAAAATAAACCTATATCGAGAAAAGATTTGAAAATAAAAGCTATGCAAGAGTTTTTTTGTTGTTATAATAGCAGCGATTACTCAGAGACTATTAAAAAACTTCTCATTGGATCAAAAGGAATGAAATTATACAGCCACTCTGGGAAAACAAGGATTAACGATGATGTGTTGCTCTCGACAAAGCCTTTTACATAA
- a CDS encoding shikimate kinase, producing MGIRINRGDQKEDGVRIGSARAPGACSVINSYSTGQGVAFAIGLGQTVTVLLKPISSGDTRIRIASSYSSDKGTRLVEMCFRKTTGLTSAYRSFDAKIDIDFDLPIERGLKSSSSLANATVMATSDALGLDLGTNHIMAIARSAEIDTGVSTFGSVDDGFASLCGGLVFADCGSRRLLHRENLDDSGLDVIILAPPKETRQVPTGSREALKVHKHLIEKLYRIAATGHVFTAMTLSGLLHAPHFGYSSEPVFEALRVGALGAGVSGKGPAIAAVVAKANTPSIVNTWRKYGHEIMVTNIDNSGTKILCAESTKYKEAI from the coding sequence ATGGGAATAAGGATAAACAGAGGAGATCAGAAAGAAGATGGTGTCAGGATTGGATCGGCACGTGCGCCAGGAGCATGTTCCGTCATCAACTCATACTCAACAGGACAGGGGGTGGCATTTGCTATAGGGCTGGGACAAACGGTGACAGTCCTTCTGAAGCCTATATCATCGGGTGATACGAGGATTAGGATTGCATCCAGTTACTCTTCAGACAAGGGGACACGTCTCGTTGAAATGTGCTTTAGAAAGACCACAGGCCTAACGTCAGCATATCGCTCCTTCGATGCGAAGATCGATATCGATTTCGACCTACCGATCGAGCGGGGTTTAAAGAGCAGTTCCTCTCTTGCGAACGCCACTGTGATGGCAACGTCCGACGCCCTCGGATTGGATTTGGGAACAAACCATATAATGGCGATTGCTCGGAGCGCAGAGATTGATACGGGTGTAAGCACATTTGGCAGTGTTGATGACGGTTTTGCCAGCCTTTGTGGAGGGCTAGTGTTTGCCGATTGCGGGTCGCGCAGGCTCCTACATAGAGAGAATTTAGACGATAGCGGTTTGGATGTCATTATCCTAGCGCCGCCTAAAGAGACAAGGCAGGTGCCTACCGGATCTAGAGAGGCCTTAAAAGTTCATAAACACCTTATTGAGAAGCTTTACAGAATAGCCGCTACGGGACATGTGTTCACCGCCATGACACTCTCTGGGCTACTGCATGCCCCCCATTTTGGCTATTCTTCAGAACCAGTCTTTGAAGCCCTCAGGGTAGGAGCGTTAGGTGCCGGGGTTTCTGGCAAAGGGCCTGCCATTGCCGCCGTGGTCGCTAAGGCAAACACACCTTCCATCGTGAACACCTGGCGGAAGTATGGACATGAAATCATGGTTACCAACATCGACAATTCCGGTACGAAGATTCTCTGTGCCGAATCCACCAAGTATAAGGAGGCGATATGA